Below is a genomic region from Burkholderia pyrrocinia.
CGAAGCCGGCCAGCGTCCGTACGACTTCGTGAAGGCGAACGACAAGCGCACCTACGGCGACCTGTCGACGCGCGACGGCATGCGCGAGATCGCGACCTATGCAAACGGCGTCGGCCCGTACAAGACGTCGATCATCGCGGTCGCCGCGGACGGCACGCTGCAGCAGCCGACGCCGTACGTGCGCTATGCGCACGAGGCCGGCCTCGTCGTGCATCCGTACACGTTCCGCCCGGAAAACAACTTCCTGCCGGCGTCGCTGAAGGACGGCGGCACGGCGGCCACGCGCAACACGGCCGGCTCGGTGCGCGAGATCCAGGCCTACCTGCGCGCCGGCATCGACGGCTTCTTCACCGACGATCCGGCGGTCGGCCGCACGGCTGTCGATACGTTCAAGCGCTGAATGCGCTGAACGTGCTGAACGTGCTGAACGTGCTGAACGTGCGGCAGCCGGGCGCGGCGCAATGCGTGCCGCCGCACCCGGTTGCCGCCGTATCGGTCAGATCACGCTGAAGTGGTGCGTGCCGTCGCGCTTCAGCTGGTCGACCAGCCCGTATTCCCAGTCGAGATACGCCTGCATCGCGGCAGCGGCGTTGTCGGTGCCTTCGTACGGGCGCCGGTAGCGGTCGACGCGCGGTGACGCGAGCCGCGTCTCGCCGCTTTCGAGCGGCAGCCCGGCATCGATCCATGCGGCCGTGCCGCCGGTCAGCACCGAGATGTCGGCCGATGGCGGCAGCAGCGCGCGCGCGTCGTCGGCCGCGAACCGCGCGAGCAGGCTCGATCCGCACGTGAACACGTAGCGCTTCGCGGGCGGGATCGCCGCGAGCGCGTCGCGCAACTGCGCGCGCACGACGAACCACGCGCCCGGGATATGGCGCTTCACGTAATTCGCGCTGGCCGTCACGTCGACGATCGCGAGTTCGCCGGGCGCGGCTTCCTTCAGCCAGCCCGCGAGCGTCGCGGGCGACACGTCGGTCGCGGGCGGCGTCGCCGGCACGTCGCGCGGCGGCTGGCCGCGCTCGCCGAACGCCGTCGCGCCGGCCGGTTCGACCACGCGCACGTCCCAGCCCATCTGTGCGAGCCACGACGCGGTCATGTCCGCGCGCACGCCGTCGTCGTCGGCGAGCACGATCCGCGCGCCGCGCACGGCCGCGTGATGGTCGGTCTCCTGCACGAGCTGGCCGCCCGGCGTGTTCAGGAAGCCCGGCAGATGGCCGGCTTCATATTCCTCCGGCGTGCGTACGTCGAAGCGGTACAGCGTGCGGCCCGGCTCGTCGAGCGCGGCGACGTCCGCGAGCGCGATGCGCGGCACGCCGGCACGTTCGGCCACCGCGCGCGCCGCCTGGCGCGCGTCGGCGCGCTGCGTCGCGTCGATCTCGTCCGGAAAGCGGCGCGCCGCGCCGTGCTCGAGCGTCTGGCCGGCGAGCGTCCAGCCGATCGTGCCGTTGCGCAGTGCCGCGACCGGGTTCGGCAGCCCCGCGTTGACGAGCGACTGCGTGCCGATGATGCTGCGCGTGCGGCCCGCGCAGTTGACGACCACCTGCGTCGCCGGGTTCGGCGCGAGCGCGCGCACGCGCAGCACGAGTTCCGCGCCCGGCACGCTGGTCGAGGTCGGGATGTTCATCGTCTGGTATTCGTCGAAACGGCGCGCGTCGACGATCACGACATCGGCCTTCGCGTCGATCAGCGCCTGCACTTCCTGCGCGGACAGCGACGGCGTATGCCGCTCGGCCTCGACCCATTCGCCGAACGACTTGCTCGGCACGTTCACGTCGATGAACAGTTCGCCGCCCGCGGCGAGCCAGCCCGCGAGGCCGCCGTCGAGCAGCCGCACGTCGGTATAGCCGAGCTGCGCGAGCTTCGCGGCCGCGCGCGGCGCGAGATCCTCGCCGCCCGCTTCGCCGAACACGACGATCGGCGTGCCGCGGCGCGGAATCCGCGTCCACGCGTCGAGTTCGAGTTTGGACAGCGGAAAGTTGGCGGCCCACAGCGGGTGGCCCTGCGCGTACGGATCTTCCTCGCGTACGTCGATCAGCGCGATCTCGTCGCGGGCAAGCAGACGCGCGCGCACGTCCTGGTACGACGCGGCGGGAAAGCGGGAGGTGGAATCGGCGGATTGCGTCACGGTGTCTCTGTCGGATTCAGTTGAAGTCGGTGAAGAAAGCGAAACGGATGAGTCTTCGACCTGCCGGCGCACACCCGCAACGGGCTGCGCCGGCAGGCCTTGCGTCAGGCGTTCGAATAGCCCGACACGAAAGGCTTCACGGTGCCGTCGTCCAGGTACACCGCGCGCTCGACCTTGCCGATGTTCGCGCCGTACACATGGATGCTGATCGATACCTGATCGTCGAATGCGTTGGTCACGCGATGAACGTCGCCGATACGCGGCGATACGGCCTCGACCTCGCCCGGCCGCACCAGCACCGCTTCACCCGCCGGCACGGGCTTGCCCGCTTCGTCGAATCGATAAGGCTGCGAAAACTCGCCGCCGCGCAGCATCCCGATCAGCCCCCACACCGTGTGGTTGTGGATCGGCGTCGTCTGGCCGGGCCCCCACACGAAGCTGACGACCGAGAACCGCTCGTCCGGGTCGAGATGCAGCAGGTACTGGCGATAGCGCGCGGGATCGGGCTGCGCGAACGCGTCGGGCAACCAGTCGTCGTGTTCGACGAGCGCGGCGAGCAGCGCGCCGCCCTCGTCGAGGATGCGCGCCTCGTTCGCGCCGGACGCGAGCAGCGCGCCCAGGCCGTCGACGAACGGACGCAGCGGCGTCTGATGCAACGAAAGCGTACTCATCGGCTGCCTCCTCGAATATGATGCCGAATATGATGGATCGTCATGATGCACCCGAAAGACCATGCAGAACAAACATGAAAATTAGCGATATCGACGCTTTTGCAGCGGTCGTCCGCTGCCAGACCCTGAGCCAGGCCGCGACCGAGCTCGGGATGACGCAGCCCGCGATCACGCGGCGCGTCCAGAATCTCGAGGAAGCGCTCGGCGTGATCCTGCTCGATCGCAACACGAAGCCGCCGCGCCCGACCGATATCGGCCGGCAGGTATTCGAACAGTGTCGCGCAATCCTGCGCGAAGTCGATGCGCTGCGCGAACTGACGGCCGGCCAGCAGCCGCCCGCCGGCGAATTCCGGATCGGGCTCACGCAGGGGCTCGGGGAACTGATGCTGCCCGCGCTCATCGCCGAACTCGCCGCGCAGTGGCCTGCGCTCGCGACGCAGGTGACTACCGCGTGGGGCGGTTTGCTCGTCGAGCGCGTCGCACGCCGCGAACTCGATGCGGCGCTCGTGTTCCTCGCGCGCGAGATGGTGCTGCCTGCGCAGGTCGAGGGCGAACGGCTGCTGGCCACGCGGCTCGTCGCGGTCGGCCGCAAGGGCGACTGGCCGCGCCGCAGCTACCGGCTCGCCGATTGCCACGCGCGCGGCTGGGTGCTCAATCCCGACGGTTGCGGCTTTCGCGCGGGCCTGCGGCGCGCGCTCGACGCGCAGGGCCTGCCGATGCCGGTCACGCTCGACGCCTATGGCCGCGACCTGCAACTGCAGAGCGTTGCGAACGGCTTCGGCATCGGGCTGATGCCGCTGCCGCTCGTCGAAGGCAGCCCGCTGCGCGACGCGCTCGAGATCGTGCCGCTCGCCGATTTCAAGCCGCAGATCGATCTGTGGCTGCTGCGCCGGCACGATGCGGCGCGCTTCGACGCGCCGCTCGCGACCGTCGCCGCCCATGCGCGCGCGGCATTTGCATTGCCCGAGCAGACGCACGGCAAGGCCGCGTGACGGGACGGGGCGGCGCCCACATCGCGCCACCCTGTTTCTGTTTGCTTCCACGGCAGCGCTGCACCGCTCACGCATCGTTTCGACCGCGTTCGACCTCGTTGCGTGACGCCTCGCCCGCGTCCGCTGTCGTTTCGCCCCGACTCGCCGCTTCGAGCACCGCACGCCCCGCCGCCACCGCGATCGCGTCGTCCTGCGGCGTATGCACGCGGCTGCACAGCACGTCGCGATAGTGGCGTTCGAGCGGATTGCTACGGCTCAACCCGTGGTTGCCCGACAGTTTCAGTGCCTGCTCGACCACGCGGATCGCGTGCTCGGTCACGGTCCGCTTGACGAGGCCGCTCGTCGTCAGCGACGGCGCGTTGCCGGCGTCGGTGCGTGCGATGTGATCGTCGAGCAGCACGCGGTTCGCATGCAGCCATCCTTCGATTTCGCCGACCGCCTCCTGCACGCGCGGCAGCGTCGCCAGCGGCGCACCGAGCCCGCTCGGCGCACGCGTCGTCGCGAATCCGACCAGCCAGTCGCGCGACGCACGCGCCACCGCGTCGTACAGACTGCCGAGCAGCACGACCATCCACGCCTGCTGGTCGGCCTGCGCGTCGACATCCGCATGGGTCGCGGCCGACACGGCCCACGCGTGCGGCGCACGCACGTCGACCGCGTGGTCGGCCGGCAACCGCACATCGTCGAATACGACCTCGTGACTGCCCGATGCACGCAGGCCGAGGTGATTCCAGCTTTCGATCACGCGGATGCGGTCGCCGTCGGCATCACGGTCGCGCGGCACGAGAAACACGCCGACGCGCGGCTCCGGTTCATCGGTGCGCGCCCACACGGCCAGCCAGCGCAGCGCCGGAATCCCGGTGCTGTACAGCTTGTGGCCGGACAGCCGCCAGCCGTCGCCGTCGCGGCGTGCAACCGTTTCCGGCAGGCCGCCGCGCGACGGCGAACCGAGCGCCGGCTCGACGCGCAGCGCGTTGATCAGCGCGCCTTGCACGACCGCACTGTCGAACACCGCGCGCCGCACCTGTCCCGGCCAGCGGTTGTCGGCACGGGCGAGCGCGCGATGCTGCAGATACGTCATCGTCAGCACCAGCGCGGTCGCCGGATCGGCGTGCGCGACGGCGGCCACGATCCGGCTCGCCCGCGCGAGCGTCGCGCCCGCTCCGCCATGTTCGTGCGGCACGACCTGCGCGATCAGCCCCGCGCGATGCAGCCGCGCGAAGTTCTCGTGCGG
It encodes:
- a CDS encoding rhodanese-related sulfurtransferase, with translation MTQSADSTSRFPAASYQDVRARLLARDEIALIDVREEDPYAQGHPLWAANFPLSKLELDAWTRIPRRGTPIVVFGEAGGEDLAPRAAAKLAQLGYTDVRLLDGGLAGWLAAGGELFIDVNVPSKSFGEWVEAERHTPSLSAQEVQALIDAKADVVIVDARRFDEYQTMNIPTSTSVPGAELVLRVRALAPNPATQVVVNCAGRTRSIIGTQSLVNAGLPNPVAALRNGTIGWTLAGQTLEHGAARRFPDEIDATQRADARQAARAVAERAGVPRIALADVAALDEPGRTLYRFDVRTPEEYEAGHLPGFLNTPGGQLVQETDHHAAVRGARIVLADDDGVRADMTASWLAQMGWDVRVVEPAGATAFGERGQPPRDVPATPPATDVSPATLAGWLKEAAPGELAIVDVTASANYVKRHIPGAWFVVRAQLRDALAAIPPAKRYVFTCGSSLLARFAADDARALLPPSADISVLTGGTAAWIDAGLPLESGETRLASPRVDRYRRPYEGTDNAAAAMQAYLDWEYGLVDQLKRDGTHHFSVI
- a CDS encoding cysteine dioxygenase, coding for MSTLSLHQTPLRPFVDGLGALLASGANEARILDEGGALLAALVEHDDWLPDAFAQPDPARYRQYLLHLDPDERFSVVSFVWGPGQTTPIHNHTVWGLIGMLRGGEFSQPYRFDEAGKPVPAGEAVLVRPGEVEAVSPRIGDVHRVTNAFDDQVSISIHVYGANIGKVERAVYLDDGTVKPFVSGYSNA
- a CDS encoding LysR family transcriptional regulator; this encodes MMPNMMDRHDAPERPCRTNMKISDIDAFAAVVRCQTLSQAATELGMTQPAITRRVQNLEEALGVILLDRNTKPPRPTDIGRQVFEQCRAILREVDALRELTAGQQPPAGEFRIGLTQGLGELMLPALIAELAAQWPALATQVTTAWGGLLVERVARRELDAALVFLAREMVLPAQVEGERLLATRLVAVGRKGDWPRRSYRLADCHARGWVLNPDGCGFRAGLRRALDAQGLPMPVTLDAYGRDLQLQSVANGFGIGLMPLPLVEGSPLRDALEIVPLADFKPQIDLWLLRRHDAARFDAPLATVAAHARAAFALPEQTHGKAA
- a CDS encoding acyl-CoA dehydrogenase family protein → MSASLAASSPSPQQPSLRLLPAAADKADDAEDARIAALLDRLAPELAADAARNDVDGRFPHENFARLHRAGLIAQVVPHEHGGAGATLARASRIVAAVAHADPATALVLTMTYLQHRALARADNRWPGQVRRAVFDSAVVQGALINALRVEPALGSPSRGGLPETVARRDGDGWRLSGHKLYSTGIPALRWLAVWARTDEPEPRVGVFLVPRDRDADGDRIRVIESWNHLGLRASGSHEVVFDDVRLPADHAVDVRAPHAWAVSAATHADVDAQADQQAWMVVLLGSLYDAVARASRDWLVGFATTRAPSGLGAPLATLPRVQEAVGEIEGWLHANRVLLDDHIARTDAGNAPSLTTSGLVKRTVTEHAIRVVEQALKLSGNHGLSRSNPLERHYRDVLCSRVHTPQDDAIAVAAGRAVLEAASRGETTADAGEASRNEVERGRNDA